A single window of Aspergillus puulaauensis MK2 DNA, chromosome 5, nearly complete sequence DNA harbors:
- a CDS encoding flavin reductase family protein (COG:S;~EggNog:ENOG410PHJP;~InterPro:IPR012349,IPR002563;~PFAM:PF01613;~go_function: GO:0010181 - FMN binding [Evidence IEA]), which produces MMSCSVFGPKLLRAFPKASSPRIFSFRSFDRASQLESPFLPRISRQKSTMIKTSAFFNTGDDFDKVQASRPDFQRDAEVKYSKPPKPDWKEGEGANDGGESLNKNHIEIDPYEEGRHASSNYKLLISGVVPRPIALISTKSKDGKTANLAPFSYAQVINHDPPLFTVGFVGSLETAKDSLKNLAESKECVINIISEHFVEAANATAVNAPYGVSEWEVSGLHQAPSSVVQAARVKESMLSIEGKLVETKEFESRTTPGKKTGVLAIIEGVRFWVREDAYDKETNVVDLKVLKPISRLGGIAYGRTTDAVELPRPQF; this is translated from the exons ATGATGTCTTGCTCTGTTTTTGGTCCAAAATTATTACGTGCTTTTCCCAAAGCCTCCTCTCCTCGAATTTT CTCTTTCCGATCCTTTGATCGTGCATCGCAACTAGAAAGTCCATTCTTGCCTCGGATATCTCGTCAGAAATCTACCATGATCAAAACATCGGCGTTCTTTAATACCGGTGACGACTTTGACAAAGTCCAGGCCTCGCGACCGGACTTCCAGCGCGACGCAGAAGTCAAGTATTCGAAGCCCCCAAAGCCGGACTGgaaagagggcgagggcgccAATGACGGTGGCGAGAGTTTGAACAAGAATCATATCGAAATCGATCCCTACGAGGAGGGACGACATGCCTCATCCAACTATAAGCTTTTGATCTCAGGGGTTGTCCCTAGACCAATTGCTCTCATCAGCACGAAATCGAAAGATGGCAAGACAGCAAATCTGGCGCCATTCAGTTACGCCCAAGTTATCAACCACGATCCTCCACTCTTTACGGTGGGGTTTGTTGGATCACTCGAGACGGCCAAAGACAGCCTTAAGAACTTAGCAGAGTCGAAGGAATGCGTGATAAATATCATTTCGGAGCACTTTGTTGAAGCCGCCAATGCAACCGCAGTCAATGCGCCATATGGAGTATCAGAGTGGGAGGTATCCGGTTTACATCAGGCACCTAGTTCCGTTGTTCAGGCTGCGCGCGTCAAGGAATCAATGTTGTCAATTGAGGGCAAGCTCGTTGAAACCAAGGAGTTCGAGAGCAGAACAACTCCAGGAAAGAAGACCGGTGTTCTTGCGATTATCGAGGGTGTCCGGTTTTGGGTGAGAGAAGACGCTTATGACAAAGAGACGAACGTCGTAGATCTAAAGGTTCTGAAACCGATCAGTCGCCTAGGAGGTATCGCATACGGGCGAACAACCGACGCGGTTGAGCTTCCAAGACCACAGTTTTAG
- a CDS encoding homoserine acetyltransferase family protein (COG:E;~EggNog:ENOG410PHFQ;~InterPro:IPR000073,IPR008220,IPR029058;~PFAM:PF00561;~go_function: GO:0016747 - transferase activity, transferring acyl groups other than amino-acyl groups [Evidence IEA];~go_process: GO:0009058 - biosynthetic process [Evidence IEA]), translated as MAQQDHEIFKLGDWELQSGSKLVDAHLAYKTFGDSKSPAIVYPTWFSGAIADNLWLIGDDKTLNPKDYFIIVPALFGNGQSTSPSNYPGEGEWPKVSFYDNVRAQYKLVTEKFEITHLRAVVGWSMGGGQTYQWATQYPDFVDLAVPFCGSAKTSLHNQVFLEGVKSALLAAKGIQSAGSGQVGVLGFEQTLRKWSDAEKQVGLKAFGRGYAGWGFSQAFYRERLYETAMGYKDLEDFMQNFWEAWALSKDPGNLLAMAQTWQNGDVSKQEPYNGNLEKALAAIKAKTLVLPAKTDLYFPPEDSEYEVKCMSPGIGTLGVFPSIWGHWAGGPGDSKDDVKWLDEQLSNFFQKDGGSNGEKRELPIR; from the exons ATGGCACAGCAAGACCACGAGATCTTCAAGCTCGGGGACTGGGAGCTCCAGAGCGGTTCGAAGCTTGTCGATGCCCATTTGGCGTATAAGACATTCGGCGACTCAAAGTCTCCTGCTATCGTCTACCCCACCTGGTTCTCCGGAG CCATTGCGGATAACCTATGGCTCATAGGCGATGACAAGACCCTCAACCCTAAGGATTATTTTATCATAGTCCCCGCATTGTTTGGAAATGGCCAGTCGACATCTCCTTCGAATTACCCGGGAGAAGGCGAGTGGCCAAAAGTCTCCTTCTACGACAATGTCCGCGCCCAATATAAGCTTGTCACCGAGAAATTTGAAATCACCCATCTACGTGCTGTAGTTGGGTGGTCGATGGGCGGGGGTCAAACCTATCAGTGGGCAACACAGTATCCTGACTTTGTGGACCTGGCTGTGCCTTTTTGTGGCTCAGCAAAGACATCGCTTCATAACCAGGTGTTCCTCGAGGGTGTAAAGAGTGCCTTGCTAGCGGCCAAGGGTATCCAGTCAGCTGGATCTGGCCAAGTTGGTGTTCTTGGATTTGAGCAAACGCTGAGGAAATGGAGTGATGCCGAAAAGCAAGTTGGACTAAAGGCATTCGGCAGAGGCTATGCAGGCTG GGGGTTCTCTCAAGCTTTTTACAGAGAAAGGCTGTATGAGACTGCTATGGGCTATAAAGATCTTGAAGACTTCATGCAAAATTTCTGGGAAGCCTGGGCTCTGTCAAAAG ACCCAGGAAACCTCCTAGCTATGGCACAAACTTGGCAGAATGGAGATGTTAGCAAGCAAGAGCCGTACAATGGCAACCTCGAGAAGGCCCTAGCAGCGATCAAAGCCAAGACATTGGTCCTGCCTGCGAAAACTGATCTCTACTTCCC GCCGGAGGATTCCGAATATGAAGTGAAGTGCATGAGCCCAGGCATTGGCACTCTTGGGGTCTTCCCGTCTATTTGGGGTC ATTGGGCAGGCGGCCCAGGAGATAGTAAGGATGATGTCAAGTGGCTTGATGAGCAACTATCgaacttcttccagaaggACGGTGGTAGTAATGGCGAAAAGCGAGAGCTTCCTATACGATAA
- the PAP1 gene encoding polynucleotide adenylyltransferase (BUSCO:EOG09260VYK;~COG:A;~EggNog:ENOG410PIVC;~InterPro:IPR014492,IPR002934,IPR007012,IPR011068, IPR007010,IPR043519;~PFAM:PF04928,PF04926,PF01909;~go_component: GO:0005634 - nucleus [Evidence IEA];~go_function: GO:0003723 - RNA binding [Evidence IEA];~go_function: GO:0004652 - polynucleotide adenylyltransferase activity [Evidence IEA];~go_function: GO:0016779 - nucleotidyltransferase activity [Evidence IEA];~go_process: GO:0031123 - RNA 3'-end processing [Evidence IEA];~go_process: GO:0043631 - RNA polyadenylation [Evidence IEA]), which yields MAAPTPPTRQWGVTPPISMTLPTTEELSANDDLIAELKLQNNFESPSETERRKQVLQLLQRVTTEFVKVVSRKKGLSQAAVEAAGGKIFTYGSYRLGVYGPGSDIDTLVLGPKHVVIDDFFSDFPPLLETMAPQGAIEKMTPVPDAFVPLIKLELSGISIDLIFARLIVPSIPLNLDLKNNDYLRGLDEKEVRSLNGTRVTDEILELVPQQKTFRLALRAIKLWAQRRAIYSNIVGFPGGVAWAMLVARVCQLYPQATGSVIVGKFFRIMNKWAWPQPVLLKTIEDGPLQIKVWNPKIYHGDRFHLMPIITPAYPSMCATHNISMSTKAVILRELQRGGDIVDKIWAKQATWNDLFERHSFFTHDYKYYLGVTASSRTKEAESVWSGLVESKVRHLVGALDRKSTIAVAHPFPKGFERTHIISNEEEADAVKNGSLKYQDKGIKTETTDEVKDVAHQTAAQSGREDTEVPAAADNAANDNRIIYTTTYYIGMELKPVEPGASRSLDISSDAQFFKSMCTSWPGYQPGINDLSITHVRNYDLPEDLFQAGETRPSRPKKKIVKKTSTSGQKRSFESVDDSPNPAPKRQVTDGYATAATPA from the exons ATGGCAGCACCGACACCGCCAACTCGTCAATGGGGCGTAACTCCCCCAATCTCCATGACATTACCAACGACAGAAGAACTATCAGCGAATGATGATCTTATCGCAGAGCTTAAGCTCCAGAACAACTTTGAGAGCCCGTCGGAGACTGAACGAAG GAAACAAGTACTTCAGCTTCTACAGCGTGTAACAACCGAGTTTGTCAAAGTCGTCAGTCGCAAAAAGGGCCTTTCCCAGGCGGCAGTTGAGGCAGCAGGCGGTAAAATATTCACGTATGGGAGTTATCGCCTGGGGGTCTATGGGCCGG GATCGGATATCGATACCCTAGTTCTTGGACCGAAACACGTTGTGATCGATGACTTCTTCTCCGACTTCCCACCGTTGCTTGAAACCATGGCACCTCAAGGGGCCATCGAGAAGATGACACCGGTTCCAGATGCCTTTGTTCCTCTGATAAAACTTGAATTGTCGGGGATAAGTATCGATTTGATTTTCGCCCGCCTGATCGTACCGTCGATTCCCCTGAATCTTGATTTGAAGAACAACGATTACTTAAGAGGCCTTGACGAAAAGGAGGTGCGGTCGCTCAATGGAACTCGTGTAACAGACGAGATATTGGAGTTGGTACCGCAGCAAAAGACATTTCGCCTTGCTTTGCGCGCAATCAAGCTGTGGGCTCAGC GACGAGctatttattctaatattgTCGGTTTCCCTGGTGGTGTTGCATGGGCTATGCTGGTAGCAAGAGTATGTCAGTTGTATCCTCAAGCAACAGGTTCTGTTATTGTGGGCAAATTTTTCCGAATCATGAACAAATGGGCGTGGCCGCAACCTGTGTTATTGAAGACTATTGAGGATGGACCTCTGCAGATCAAAGTGTGGAATCCAAAG ATCTACCACGGCGACCGGTTTCACTTAATGCCCATTATCACACCTGCCTACCCGTCCATGTGCGCAACCCACAACATCTCAATGTCGACTAAAGCTGTAATCCTGCGGGAACTCCAACGCGGCGGTGACATTGTGGACAAGATCTGGGCGAAGCAAGCGACTTGGAATGATCTTTTTGAGCGCCATTCATTTTTCACCCACGACTACAAATATTATCTCGGCGTCACTGCGTCTAGTAGGACAAAAGAAGCCGAGTCAGTCTGGTCCGGTCTCGTTGAGTCCAAGGTCAGGCACTTGGTCGGAGCATTGGACCGTAAATCCACCATCGCAGTGGCCCATCCGTTCCCCAAAGGTTTCGAGAGGACCCATATTATCAgcaatgaggaagaagccgaTGCGGTTAAGAATGGCTCTCTTAAGTACCAAGATAAGGGCATCAAAACAGAAACGACCGACGAAGTCAAGGATGTTGCACATCAGACTGCGGCTCAGAGTGGAAGAGAAGACACAGAAGTACCTGCTGCAGCAGACAACGCAGCCAACGACAACCGAATTATCTATACCACAACTTACTATATTGGAATGGAGTTGAAGCCGGTTGAACCAG GCGCGTCCCGGTCATTGGACATTTCATCTGATGCCCAGTTTTTCAAATCCATGTGCACATCATGGCCTGGGTATCAGCCTGGTATCAACGACTTGTCTATTACGCATGTTCGCAA TTACGATTTGCCGGAGGACCTTTTCCAAGCGGGTGAAACTCGACCTTCGCgacccaagaagaagatcgtaAAAAAGACGTCAACAAGCGGGCAGAAACGCAGCTTCGAATCCGTGGAC GATTCACCGAACCCCGCCCCAAAACGCCAAGTCACCGACGGTTATGCCACCGCTGCAACACCCGCGTGA
- a CDS encoding uncharacterized protein (COG:S;~EggNog:ENOG410QDK1;~InterPro:IPR031475,IPR010737,IPR037051,IPR042213;~PFAM:PF17042,PF07005), with protein MSTYPTLSRDETIANLRPEYPSDALNQITTFLSSTSTNPRRLVVLDDDPTGTQTCHDISVLTVWDIPTLTAEFLSPTPGFFILTNSRALPPSSATTLIQEICQNVLAAATATGYSKDNLDIVLRGDSTLRGHFPLEVDVAQSVLGFDAPTWVLAPFFFQGGRFTIDDVHYVLEGEKLVPAGETQFARDATFGYKSSNLRDYVLEKAPGRFSAEEVHSVSLEDIRRGGPEAVSERLLGFPKGGVVIANAAAESDMHVFVAGLLLAEAKGARYIYRTGAAFVSTRLGIYSKPPITAAELQLANPRETGGLILAGSYVPKTTAQLKVLIEKRGSDLSVIEIGVEDLISSPDSAADMVARVVKQTEDNLKAGKDTLVMTSRALITGDDELSSLAVGSRVAESLVKVLQGVEIRPRYIIAKGGITSSDAATKGLLMKRALIVGQAAAGVPLWRCDEPTSRHRGVPFVVFPGNVGGESTLCDLVAAWS; from the exons ATGTCCACATACCCTACCCTTTCACGCGATGAAACCATCGCCAATTTGCGCCCAGAATACCCCTCCGATGCCCTTAACCAAATCACCACATTCCTctcttccacctccaccaacccccgTCGTCTTGTTGTCCTCGACGACGACCCGACAGGCACACAAACCTGCCACGACATCTCCGTCCTAACAGTCTGGGACATCCCAACCCTAACCGCCGAGTTTCTCAGCCCTACTCcaggcttcttcatcctcacgAACTCGCGCGCCCTCCCGCCCTcttcagcaacaaccctcaTCCAAGAAATCTGCCAGAACGTCCTCGCAGCCGCAACCGCCACAGGTTACAGCAAAGACAACCTAGACATTGTGCTGAGAGGCGACAGTACACTCCGCGGCCACTTCCCACTGGAAGTCGACGTCGCGCAGTCCGTTTTGGGATTTGACGCCCCGACTTGGGTTCTggcgccgttcttcttccagggcgGACGGTTTACAATAGACGATGTACATTATGTGCTAGAGGGCGAGAAGCTGGTGCCCGCTGGCGAGACGCAGTTTGCGCGTGATGCGACCTTCGGGTATAAGAGTTCAAATTTGAGGGATTATGTCTTGGAGAAAGCACCCGGGCGGTTTAGTGCTGAGGAAGTACACTCTGTATCCTTGGAGGATATTCGTCGGGGTGGCCCCGAAGCTGTCTCTGAGCGGTTATTAGGGTTTCCTAAAGGTGGCGTAGTCATTGCTAACGCGGCCGCGGAGTCGGATATGCATGTTTTTGTTGCTGGACTGTTGCTTG CCGAAGCAAAGGGTGCCCGCTACATCTACCGCACAGGCGCAGCATTCGTCTCAACCCGGCTGGGCATCTACTCGAAACCACCCATTACAGCCGCGGAGCTCCAACTCGCCAACCCACGAGAAACAGGCGGTCTTATTTTGGCGGGCTCATATGTGCCCAAGACAACAGCGCAGCTTAAAGTCCTCATCGAGAAACGCGGCAGCGATCTATCGGTGATTGAAATAGGCGTTGAAGACCTCATCTCTTCGCCGGATAGTGCGGCGGACATGGTCGCCCGTGTCGTGAAGCAAACAGAGGATAACCTGAAAGCCGGAAAAGACACGCTCGTTATGACGAGCCGCGCGTTGATCAcgggtgatgatgagctgtCGTCGTTGGCCGTCGGGTCTAGGGTTGCTGAGTCGCTGGTGAAGGTCCTGCAAGGCGTGGAGATTCGGCCGAGGTATATCATTGCTAAG GGCGGAATTACATCCTCCGACGCAGCGACGAAGGGCCTTCTGATGAAACGGGCTTTGATTGTGGGCCAAGCAGCTGCCGGCGTACCACTTTGGAGGTGTGATGAACCCACGTCTCGGCATCGGGGTGTCCCGTTTGTTGTATTTCCTGGGAACGTGGGTGGTGAGTCTACGCTATGTGACTTGGTTGCGGCCTGGAGCTAG
- a CDS encoding cell division control 45 family protein (BUSCO:EOG0926129I;~COG:L;~EggNog:ENOG410PX24;~InterPro:IPR003874;~PFAM:PF02724;~TransMembrane:1 (o722-741i);~go_process: GO:0006270 - DNA replication initiation [Evidence IEA]) has protein sequence MYLPRQLISHLYLQLLRSHHPLSPPVLILVALEPDALCACRILTALLKRDYIPHKIHPVAGYGDLSRAGEELVRPMQTGNGGSGGVVVCLGVGGLVDLGEILGLSGEDDEAEDMGGVEVWVFDARRPWNLANVFGGEGGQQQQVLREADANGDTARRKTRGVDKGCVTVSYKFGSGNGGVVVYDDGDIEEEMEKEREAYCALLEMPEVDEGEEDEGDDDEGDEPPSSSDSKKRKSWSREDDDEDEFDDEDGPPRQRRRSDSGSSIASSPTRQRRRNGHDSSNSSRSATPVSDSPSPAQTKQPSTQSLRRRLLRMKHKHESVLQQYYSSGTSYSEPISSIMYSLASELGRDDNDLLWLAIVGVCSLELSGRTMSGVGVSSSSESGGLAGWGGERGERIRQILRDEVNRLNPPDPSDQYRDIRGEISGVIPTTARSPTDKSIRLSPEPRFILVRHWSLYESMLHSPYLASRLHVWTENGRKRLHKLLAKMGISLTQCHQNYTHMDMELKRVLRQRLLTYAPMYGLDGLVPQEAPGHAVSREGWGFVRCWGWKACLSATDVGIMVGAILEVGPEEVPGVWDAKRLHRPKRIEGNGASEETDTDPSDLLPRFWTAYDALSLTSESPTLLMEALPLAQHLQRAILRTGTSLLSKHQIRHLRAFRIAVVKDGPDVKLFTNPGALTKLALWVAEAIRVQERERSDAIKIGKRRAAGTPLVLAGLDEDRGLYVVVGTGGGGGVVDFAAMSKRREERRKKNEGKEKKRKERDEARAKRAAERAARAEDGEEDEEEESEEEESSESESESEDEQDMSGNKHLLRNRFGIAFQEVVQETNTRVRIDSFEHCVVEVQKDDLGGFLEALSFRSVVG, from the exons ATGTATCTCCCGCGCCAGCTAATATCCCACCTAtacctccagctcctccgaTCGCATCACCCCCTCTCACCACCGGTGTTGATTCTCGTCGCGCTCGAACCAGATGCCCTCTGCGCGTGCCGAATCCTAACCGCCCTCCTGAAACGCGACTACATCCCACATAAGATTCACCCTGTTGCTGGATATGGCGATCTCTCACGCGCCGGCGAAGAGCTTGTCCGGCCAATGCAGACGGGGAATGGGGGGAgtggaggtgttgttgtttgccTGGGCGTTGGTGGGCTTGTGGACCTCGGTGAGATCCTAGGGCTGAGTGgtgaggatgacgaggcggaggatATGGGGGGCGTGGAGGTTTGGGTGTTTGACGCGCGGCGGCCGTGGAATCTGGCGAATGTTTTTGGGGGCGAGGgcggacagcagcagcaagtaCTGAGGGAGGCTGATGCGAATGGTGATACTGCGCGGAGGAAAACGCGGGGTGTGGATAAAGGGTGTGTTACGGTTTCGTACAAGTTTGGGAGTGGGAAtgggggtgttgttgtttaCGACGATGGGGATattgaggaagagatggagaaggagagggaggcaTATTGTGCTCTGTTGGAGATGCCGGAGGTAGAtgagggggaagaggatgagggtgatgatgatgagggtgaTGAGCCGCCGTCAAGCTCCGACTCGAAGAAGCGCAAATCCTGGTCAagggaggatgatgatgaggacgagtttgatgatgaggatgggcCTCCTCGGCAGCGGAGGCGGAGTGACTCG GGCTCATCGATTGCTTCTTCACCGACTCGGCAGCGGAGACGCAACGGACACGACTCTTCAAACTCGTCGCGCTCTGCTACTCCCGTATCAGATTCACCCTCACCTGCACAGACAAAACAGCCGTCCACACAGTCATTGAGACGCCGGTTACTCCGAATGAAGCACAAGCACGAGAGCGTATTACAGCAGTACTATTCTTCCGGAACTTCCTACTCAGAGCCCATCTCCTCTATCATGTACTCCCTCGCATCGGAGTTGGGCCGTGACGACAACGACCTCCTTTGGCTGGCCATCGTCGGGGTCTGCAGTTTGGAACTGAGCGGTCGTACTATGTCTGGGGTTGGCGTCTCGAGCTCATCGGAGTCTGGAGGTTTAGCGGGATGGGgtggagagcgaggagaacGAATACGGCAAATACTACGTGACGAAGTCAACCGATTAAACCCACCCGACCCTAGTGACCAATACCGCGATATAAGGGGGGAGATCTCCGGCGTCATCCCAACCACCGCGCGGTCTCCCACCGACAAGTCTATCCGGTTATCACCTGAGCCTCGTTTCATCCTTGTGCGGCACTGGTCTCTCTATGAAAGCATGCTGCACAGTCCCTACCTGGCATCTAGACTACACGTATGGACGGAAAATGGACGAAAACGATTGCACAAGCTTTTGGCAAAAATGGGAATCAGCTTGACGCAATGTCACCAGAACTACACGCACATGGACATGGAACTAAAGCGGGTCCTACGGCAACGACTGCTCACATACGCCCCGATGTATGGGTTGGATGGACTGGTACCTCAAGAAGCACCTGGCCATGCCGTGTCTCGGGAAGGCTGGGGGTTTGtccgctgctggggctggaaggCTTGCCTCTCAGCCACAGATGTAGGAATCATGGTGGGCGCGATTCTCGAGGTTGGGCCCGAAGAAGTCCCAGGTGTATGGGATGCTAAACGCCTGCACCGGCCAAAGAGGATAGAAGGCAACGGTGCCTCTGAAGAGACAGATACAGATCCATCAGACCTTCTCCCACGTTTCTGGACAGCGTATGATGCGCTCTCATTAACGTCAGAGTCGCCTACACTTCTCATGGAAGCGCTACCACTTGCTCAACACCTACAACGCGCCATCCTTCGTACCGGTACATCGCTACTCTCAAAGCATCAGATCAGACACCTACGGGCTTTCCGCATTGCGGTTGTCAAAGATGGCCCTGACGTGAAACTTTTCACGAACCCAGGAGCATTGACAAAGCTTGCGTTATGGGTTGCGGAAGCTATCCGTGTGCAGGAACGAGAGCGCAGTGACGCCATCAAAATCGGAAAAAGACGAGCTGCGGGTACACCACTGGTACTCGCTGGCCTCGACGAGGACCGCGGCCTCTATGTGGTTGTCGGTACCGGTGGCGGAGGCGGTGTCGTTGACTTTGCTGCTATGTCTAAACGTCGGGAAGagcggcggaagaagaatgaagggaaagagaagaagcgaaaagAGCGAGACGAAGCACGAGCAAAACGTGCCGCCGAGCGAGCTGCAAGGGCagaggatggcgaagaagacgaagaggaagaatcagaggaggaagagtctTCCGAgtctgaatctgaatccgAGGACGAACAAGATATGAGCGGTAACAAACATCTTCTGCGCAACCGATTCGGCATTGCCTTCCAGGAAGTCGTACAAGAAACCAATACCCGTGTTCGGATTGATAGCTTCGAGCACTGCGTGGTCGAGGTGCAAAAAGATGACCTGGGCGGATTCCTCGAAGCTCTCAGTTTCCGCAGCGTGGTTGGTTGA
- the GPI8 gene encoding GPI-anchor transamidase (BUSCO:EOG09262M0W;~COG:O;~EggNog:ENOG410PFK5;~InterPro:IPR028361,IPR001096;~MEROPS:MER0002477;~PFAM:PF01650;~SECRETED:SignalP(1-25);~go_component: GO:0042765 - GPI-anchor transamidase complex [Evidence IEA];~go_function: GO:0003923 - GPI-anchor transamidase activity [Evidence IEA];~go_function: GO:0008233 - peptidase activity [Evidence IEA];~go_process: GO:0006508 - proteolysis [Evidence IEA];~go_process: GO:0016255 - attachment of GPI anchor to protein [Evidence IEA]), translating into MSRYFGLPRALSFLLFLLVATLVSAEHTSNWAVLVATSRFWFNYRHLANVLSLYRTVKRLGIPDSQIILMLPDDMACNPRNAFPGTVYSNADRAVDLYGDNIEVDYRGYEVTVENFIRLLTDRLDEDVPRSKRLNTDAGSNVLVYMTGHGGDQFLKFQDAEEIGAWDLADAFGQMWEKKRYHELLFMIDTCQANTMYTNFYSPNIVATGSSELDQSSYSHHADNDVGVAVIDRWTYYVLEFLETQVTSANSKQTLGDLFDSYDESKIHSNPGVRWDLFPGGEQEGRLRTLVDFFGNVQSVEVEKADADEPGSLKEDLVEIARLVEKWRSFSQDYTTADNATSQQDDTEARPAYEVKRRSVGPVKLADETPWEKRLIGLSILGACAAVWFTGSALGGTMA; encoded by the coding sequence ATGTCTCGGTACTTTGGGCTCCCCCGAGCcctctctttccttcttttcctcctcgtcgcgaCTCTAGTATCGGCAGAGCATACATCAAACTGGGCTGTCCTCGTTGCCACCTCGCGATTTTGGTTCAACTACCGTCACCTCGCAAATGTCCTCTCACTCTACCGAACCGTCAAGCGCCTCGGGATCCCCGACTCGCAGATCATCCTCATGCTCCCAGATGACATGGCTTGCAACCCCCGAAATGCATTCCCCGGAACTGTATACAGTAATGCCGACCGCGCGGTGGATCTTTATGGTGATAACATCGAGGTGGACTACCGGGGATACGAAGTCACTGTGGAGAACTTCATCCGTCTTTTGACCGACCGATTAGATGAGGATGTTCCGCGCAGCAAACGCTTGAACACTGACGCCGGGAGCAACGTGCTCGTGTATATGACAGGACATGGCGGCGACCAGTTCCTCAAATTCCAAGACGCCGAAGAGATCGGAGCGTGGGATCTGGCGGATGCATTTGGGCAGATgtgggagaagaagcgctACCACGAGTTACTATTTATGATCGACACCTGCCAGGCTAATACGATGTACACTAATTTCTACTCGCCCAATATCGTTGCGACAGGGTCCAGCGAACTTGACCAGTCGTCTTACTCTCACCATGCGGATAATGATGTGGGGGTTGCGGTGATTGACCGCTGGACGTACTATGTGCTTGAATTCCTCGAGACTCAGGTGACCAGTGCGAATTCAAAGCAAACGCTGGGCGACTTGTTCGATTCGTACGATGAATCAAAGATCCACTCGAATCCTGGTGTCCGATGGGACCTATTCCCTGGAGGAGAACAGGAGGGCCGCCTTCGGACGTTGGTGGATTTCTTTGGGAACGTTCAGAGCGTTGAGGTAGAGAAGGCCGATGCTGACGAGCCAGGTTCGCTGAAGGAGGACCTTGTTGAAATTGCGCGACTTGTCGAGAAGTGGCGGTCATTTTCTCAGGACTATACCACCGCCGACAATGCCACATCCCAGCAAGATGATACAGAAGCTCGGCCTGCATATGAAGTGAAGCGAAGGAGTGTCGGCCCTGTGAAACTGGCTGACGAGACTCCCTGGGAGAAACGCTTGATTGGGTTGTCAATTCTGGGGGCGTGTGCGGCCGTCTGGTTCACTGGATCTGCCTTAGGCGGGACCATGGCCTGA